Proteins from one Dysgonomonas sp. HDW5A genomic window:
- a CDS encoding NADPH-dependent F420 reductase — protein MKIAVIGTGNVAQALVNGLISEGYDVKVGSRSLEKDSENITKLKKAHSNVSITSYTEAVEFGDVIVLPVPGSALVDVIQEIGVQKFEGKILWDITNALSAEAPGNGVIKLITTPEESLAEKIQKLLPSTHVIKAMNTVGAHLMYRPVLSEKGTVFLAGNDEQAKDKISSIVEKFGWESYDTGKIESSRALEYMGQLYVAQGILYNGWNSTFKYVK, from the coding sequence ATGAAAATAGCAGTAATTGGAACAGGAAATGTTGCACAGGCATTAGTAAATGGATTAATCAGCGAAGGTTACGATGTAAAAGTAGGCTCACGTAGTTTAGAAAAAGATAGTGAGAATATTACTAAACTAAAAAAGGCACACAGTAATGTAAGTATTACAAGTTATACTGAGGCTGTAGAATTCGGTGATGTTATCGTGTTACCTGTACCCGGATCAGCTCTAGTAGATGTAATTCAAGAAATAGGAGTTCAGAAATTCGAAGGGAAAATACTTTGGGATATAACCAACGCATTGTCGGCAGAAGCTCCTGGCAACGGAGTGATTAAGTTAATCACAACTCCTGAAGAGTCTCTTGCTGAAAAAATACAGAAATTACTTCCTTCAACTCATGTTATCAAAGCAATGAATACGGTAGGTGCACACCTGATGTACAGACCTGTATTAAGCGAAAAAGGGACAGTTTTTCTTGCAGGAAATGACGAACAAGCAAAAGATAAAATTTCATCAATAGTTGAAAAATTCGGATGGGAATCTTATGATACAGGAAAAATCGAGTCTTCACGAGCATTAGAATATATGGGACAATTATATGTTGCACAAGGTATTCTCTATAATGGATGGAATAGCACATTCAAATATGTGAAATAA
- a CDS encoding helix-turn-helix domain-containing protein, producing MKELDLKYPTCPIRNVLSRFSDKWSLLVLCILFPNKTMRYGEIKNAIPDISQKMLTNTLKNLEEYNLIKRVAYAEIPPRVEYSVTEVGKSFIPAVEIMINWAQENFEEVSK from the coding sequence ATGAAAGAATTAGATTTAAAATATCCAACCTGTCCTATCCGAAATGTGCTTAGTCGATTTAGTGATAAATGGTCATTATTAGTTTTGTGCATATTATTTCCTAATAAAACAATGCGTTATGGTGAGATAAAAAATGCTATTCCTGATATTTCACAGAAGATGTTAACTAATACATTGAAAAATCTGGAAGAATACAACCTGATAAAAAGAGTCGCTTATGCCGAGATTCCTCCACGTGTAGAATATTCGGTTACAGAGGTGGGTAAAAGTTTTATCCCTGCAGTAGAGATAATGATTAATTGGGCACAGGAGAATTTTGAAGAAGTAAGCAAATAA
- a CDS encoding helix-turn-helix domain-containing protein, translated as MKKRIVIEGCPLRTVMDRFGDKWSILVLQTLGEEEKPMRFNDLGRDIEDISQKMLASTLRTLEECGLISREAFLEIPPRVEYQLTDMGKSLLPLIKNLIEWSTDHLELINTACASKNEK; from the coding sequence ATGAAAAAAAGAATAGTCATAGAAGGTTGTCCTCTAAGAACAGTGATGGATCGCTTTGGAGATAAATGGTCAATACTTGTTTTACAAACCTTAGGCGAAGAAGAAAAGCCTATGCGTTTCAACGATCTGGGGAGAGATATTGAAGATATTTCTCAGAAAATGCTTGCTTCAACTTTACGGACGCTTGAAGAGTGCGGTCTGATCTCCCGGGAGGCATTTCTTGAAATACCTCCCCGAGTGGAGTATCAGTTGACCGACATGGGCAAAAGCCTCTTGCCTTTAATTAAAAATCTTATCGAATGGTCTACCGACCATCTGGAGTTGATTAACACTGCATGTGCAAGTAAAAACGAAAAGTAA
- a CDS encoding nuclear transport factor 2 family protein translates to MEALNKSTEETRIIVEDFYNKTALGDVKGIVGLMSDDVEWEIPGNEDLASWVGFKKGKSGVNEFYTLLNENTKNLIFRVDKLFVDGEQAVAIGYVSTIMLKTNKVFNSYFMAHFTVSDKQITKYFFAEDSFRLTKALANDEKEHNSEVIENVDIVKKYFREVSARNMDEVNTLFSPYIEVYFPQSGVLKGIDNLLQLNKSLAESIDKIEYDFNNFVYTISDNRVIVEGIESGTFTNNETFTDKRFCSVFEIKNGLIYRMYVYSNLDT, encoded by the coding sequence ATGGAAGCTTTAAATAAGTCTACGGAAGAAACCAGAATAATAGTTGAGGACTTTTATAACAAAACAGCCCTTGGAGATGTAAAGGGAATTGTGGGATTAATGTCGGACGATGTAGAATGGGAGATTCCCGGAAATGAAGATCTCGCATCTTGGGTAGGATTCAAAAAAGGAAAGTCCGGTGTTAATGAATTTTATACTTTACTAAATGAGAATACTAAAAATTTAATATTCAGAGTTGATAAGTTATTTGTAGATGGAGAGCAGGCTGTTGCAATAGGATATGTATCGACTATAATGTTGAAAACGAATAAGGTATTTAATAGCTATTTTATGGCACATTTCACAGTTTCGGATAAACAGATAACTAAATATTTTTTTGCTGAGGATAGTTTTCGATTAACCAAAGCATTGGCTAATGACGAAAAAGAGCATAATTCAGAGGTTATAGAAAATGTAGATATAGTCAAAAAGTATTTCAGAGAAGTGAGTGCCCGAAATATGGATGAAGTAAATACACTTTTCTCTCCATATATAGAAGTTTATTTTCCACAATCGGGAGTTTTAAAAGGAATAGATAATTTGCTTCAATTGAATAAGAGTTTAGCAGAATCTATAGATAAAATAGAATACGACTTTAATAATTTTGTTTATACAATTTCTGATAACAGAGTTATTGTGGAAGGTATAGAGAGTGGAACATTTACCAATAATGAAACTTTTACGGATAAACGATTTTGCAGTGTATTTGAAATCAAAAATGGCTTGATTTATCGAATGTATGTATACTCAAATCTGGATACATAA
- a CDS encoding thiamine pyrophosphate-binding protein — MNTMQSGSEILIRSLLYHHVNTIFGYPGSCVMSILDCLYDYKGHLDHILVRHEQGAIHAAQGYAQASKRVGVAMVTSGPAATNIVTGLADAMADSTPLVVITGQVYSHLLGSDAFQEVDVIGITNSTTKWVCQIRSANEIASAVAHAFYIASSGRSGPVVLDITKDAQVDKAVYSDQKVNYIRSYSPNLYIEPWVNVDALFSSQKDKNKVDHIIDILQNIEEDLILVLDIEHQVEVVSSQQKVIKSTNFKTKGFGLPAAIGAKYASPNQTVCLVVGVEEFQATIQELGIIIQASIDIKIFLVNNCEQTPFEVLHPDFLQIAHAYNIEAKTVFDSGNLLEEIHKVVNTKETYLLEIK, encoded by the coding sequence ATGAATACAATGCAGTCAGGTTCAGAGATATTAATTAGGTCACTTCTCTATCACCATGTAAATACTATTTTCGGGTATCCCGGTAGTTGTGTGATGTCTATATTAGATTGTCTGTATGATTACAAAGGTCACTTAGATCATATTCTGGTTAGGCATGAGCAGGGAGCCATTCATGCGGCACAAGGTTATGCACAAGCTTCAAAAAGGGTAGGGGTTGCTATGGTTACTTCGGGTCCGGCAGCCACAAATATCGTAACAGGATTGGCTGATGCTATGGCTGATAGTACTCCTCTGGTCGTAATTACAGGGCAGGTATATTCTCATCTCTTAGGTTCGGATGCTTTTCAAGAAGTGGATGTTATTGGTATTACAAATTCTACAACTAAATGGGTGTGTCAGATTCGTTCGGCTAACGAAATAGCTTCGGCTGTGGCACATGCTTTTTATATTGCATCTTCGGGACGTTCGGGTCCTGTTGTTTTGGATATAACTAAAGATGCTCAGGTAGATAAGGCGGTTTATTCTGATCAGAAAGTCAATTATATTCGGAGTTATAGCCCGAATCTGTATATAGAACCTTGGGTAAATGTAGACGCTTTGTTTTCATCTCAAAAAGACAAAAACAAGGTTGATCATATTATAGATATATTGCAAAATATAGAAGAAGACTTGATTCTGGTTTTAGATATTGAGCATCAAGTAGAAGTAGTATCTAGTCAGCAAAAAGTAATCAAATCAACGAATTTTAAAACTAAAGGCTTCGGACTTCCTGCTGCAATCGGGGCAAAATATGCTTCTCCAAATCAAACCGTATGTTTGGTAGTTGGGGTTGAGGAATTTCAGGCAACTATACAAGAGTTAGGAATAATCATACAAGCAAGTATTGATATAAAGATTTTCTTAGTGAATAATTGTGAGCAAACTCCATTTGAGGTGTTGCATCCCGACTTTTTACAAATAGCTCATGCTTATAATATTGAGGCAAAGACAGTTTTTGATTCAGGAAATTTATTGGAAGAGATTCACAAGGTCGTAAACACAAAAGAAACTTATCTTTTGGAAATAAAGTAA
- a CDS encoding response regulator transcription factor — MNQEVKDILKEIYAEHKLNEKDLDYSIAEQHKADLNRLSLLNNCCFFIVDLHKFEYLFTSDNFKSFFGYTPTKEDSKNLLNDSLLDSKIHPDDFIQYKKIQLKVGKFILTQPKEEQINYKHILELRVQNIQGQYIRVLWERQALETDKAGNLWLMLGSITILPDQSNRSDLKNFFINLKNGERIDLSSSDEIPVKLSPREKEVLQLIHQGLLSKEIAYKLSISVNTANIHRQNILRKMKVDNSIEAINYAKHAGLLD; from the coding sequence ATGAATCAAGAGGTAAAAGACATACTCAAAGAAATATATGCAGAACATAAGCTAAATGAAAAGGATTTAGATTACTCTATTGCCGAACAGCACAAAGCCGATTTAAACCGCTTGTCGTTACTTAACAATTGCTGTTTCTTTATCGTTGACCTGCACAAATTCGAATATCTGTTTACCTCCGATAATTTCAAAAGTTTCTTTGGATATACACCGACTAAAGAAGATTCGAAAAACTTACTGAATGATAGTTTATTAGATTCTAAAATTCATCCTGACGATTTCATTCAATATAAGAAGATACAGCTTAAAGTTGGAAAATTTATTCTAACGCAGCCCAAAGAAGAACAGATCAATTACAAACATATTTTAGAACTTCGGGTACAAAATATTCAAGGACAATATATTCGTGTATTATGGGAACGTCAAGCTTTGGAAACTGATAAAGCAGGTAATCTATGGTTGATGCTCGGATCGATAACTATTTTACCAGATCAGAGTAATAGATCTGATTTAAAAAACTTTTTCATTAATCTGAAAAACGGCGAACGTATCGACTTAAGTTCATCTGATGAAATACCTGTTAAATTAAGTCCGCGAGAAAAAGAAGTTTTACAATTAATTCATCAAGGATTATTAAGCAAGGAGATTGCCTATAAATTATCCATCAGCGTGAATACAGCGAATATTCATCGTCAGAATATCCTTCGTAAGATGAAAGTAGATAATTCAATCGAAGCCATCAATTATGCAAAACATGCAGGTCTGTTAGATTAA
- a CDS encoding FAD-dependent monooxygenase, with translation MEKTHIKTIIIGGGPAGVTCGYQLVKHHEDCLIIDRKEFPREKLCGGGLTPKAHILIDKIFTGIKYDYCSVNKIDMYSNSKYVCSFSLNTELRTVARKDFDHILLEQYKAIGGQVITDTLSKIEEKDNKIFLTLLSGRIFTCDNLIGADGTNSLVRKYLQPNFKKGTLCLEKNVSDMSIRDMRVYFDKKFKDGYFYLFPNLNGYAVGYGDALTTTERFHQSLEEYNLMDESKTKGAYIPMFDKIEYSFRKNILLIGDAGGFADSMTGEGIYFAVKSGQNAASSIIEKKDFETSNKGVIDIIRKRKKMAHLFYFPPVMRLFVYMCKKPSLLRRINNKVNEAMISPAD, from the coding sequence TGAGGATTGTCTGATTATAGACAGGAAAGAATTTCCACGCGAAAAACTTTGTGGTGGAGGCTTAACACCCAAAGCTCATATATTGATTGATAAAATATTTACAGGTATAAAATATGACTATTGCAGTGTCAATAAGATAGACATGTATTCTAATAGTAAATACGTATGCAGCTTTTCATTAAACACAGAATTACGCACTGTAGCTCGAAAAGATTTTGACCATATACTTTTAGAACAATATAAAGCGATCGGCGGACAAGTTATTACCGACACTCTTTCTAAAATCGAGGAAAAGGACAATAAGATATTCCTAACCCTCTTATCAGGAAGAATTTTTACTTGTGACAACCTCATAGGTGCTGACGGAACAAACAGTCTTGTAAGGAAATACCTGCAGCCGAACTTCAAGAAAGGTACGCTTTGCCTCGAAAAGAATGTATCGGATATGTCGATAAGAGATATGAGAGTCTATTTTGATAAGAAATTTAAAGACGGATATTTTTATCTTTTTCCAAATCTCAACGGATATGCAGTTGGCTATGGCGATGCACTAACCACCACAGAACGCTTTCACCAATCGCTCGAAGAGTATAACCTTATGGACGAAAGTAAAACCAAAGGGGCATATATTCCCATGTTCGATAAGATTGAATATAGTTTCCGTAAAAACATTTTATTAATCGGTGATGCGGGTGGATTCGCAGATTCTATGACCGGTGAAGGTATTTATTTTGCTGTCAAAAGCGGACAAAACGCAGCCTCTTCTATTATTGAAAAGAAAGATTTCGAGACCTCGAATAAAGGTGTTATAGATATAATTAGAAAGAGAAAGAAAATGGCTCACCTCTTTTATTTCCCACCGGTAATGAGACTCTTTGTATATATGTGCAAAAAGCCATCGTTGCTAAGGCGAATAAATAATAAGGTGAATGAAGCAATGATAAGCCCTGCCGACTAA